The following proteins are encoded in a genomic region of Nicotiana sylvestris chromosome 4, ASM39365v2, whole genome shotgun sequence:
- the LOC138889674 gene encoding uncharacterized protein: protein MVSTTAGGRLTNGAERQKGVQCIDRKAVEKDYRAKKILVCCIGPNEYNRVSSCDSTTKIWEALQTAHKGTTKVKQSNIDMLTTEYELFRMKDDESIQDIHTRFTSNINELHSLGDAIPRNKLVRKILSVLPRSWESKVNAIT from the exons ATGGTTAGTACTACGGCTGGTGGAAGACTC ACCAATGGTGCCGAAAGACAGAAAGGAGTACAGTGTATTGACAGAAAAGCAGTAGAAAAGGACTATCGCgccaagaaaatcttggtatGCTGTATAGGACCTAATGAGTACAATAGAGTCTCATCTTGTGATTCTACCACAAAAATATGGGAAGCATTGCAAACCGCACACAAAGGAACTACTAAGGTTAAACAGTCTAATattgacatgctcaccactgagtatgagctcttcaggatgaaggatgatgagtctatacagGATATACATACTAGATTCACATCCAacataaatgagcttcattcacttggagatgctattcctagaaacaagcttgtaaggaaaattctCAGTGTTCTACCTCGTTCTTGGGAGAGTAAGGTAAATGCAATCACTtaa
- the LOC104243479 gene encoding cytosolic sulfotransferase 12-like — MVNSVELLHPSLPKENWWRDNYVCQIDGFWFLPKFVPRTFRVLNEFKPRNNDVILASFPKTGTTWLKSLLFSIIYRSSKESLVNHNPHELVPTLEVQVFGGTEPSPIEIENLDSRRLFSTHIPYQLIGETLDSSHCRVVYITRNPKDTLVSMWHFTNKWKDVEDGPWPLEEAIEKFCAGIFPGGPYYDHVMGFKTASLEKPENIFFITYEELMTDTNTHVKRLAEFLGCPFDREEEVEEVVKSCSFDILSSYEVNKSEDFPSWFQVPYNSFFRQGVVGDHKNYLNAMTIERIDALTRNKFHGAGFIYGI, encoded by the coding sequence ATGGTGAATAGTGTGGAGCTTCTCCATCCGTCCTTACCAAAAGAAAATTGGTGGCGAGATAACTATGTCTGTCAAATAGATGGTTTCTGGTTTCTTCCTAAATTTGTGCCAAGAACTTTTCGTGTTCTTAATGAGTTCAAACCACGTAATAATGATGTAATTTTAGCATCCTTTCCAAAAACTGGGACAACATGGCTTAAATCTCTTCTTTTCTCTATCATATATCGATCCTCCAAAGAGTCATTAGTCAACCACAATCCCCACGAGCTTGTTCCTACGCTTGAGGTCCAAGTCTTTGGAGGAACTGAACCATCTCCAATTGAAATTGAGAATCTAGATTCAAGGAGGCTCTTCTCTACCCATATTCCTTACCAGCTTATAGGAGAAACTCTTGATTCATCTCACTGTCGAGTTGTTTACATTACCCGAAACCCAAAAGACACACTGGTATCAATGTGGCATTTCACAAATAAATGGAAGGACGTAGAAGATGGGCCATGGCCCCTTGAAGAAGCCATAGAGAAATTTTGTGCTGGAATATTTCCTGGTGGACCTTATTATGACCATGTTATGGGATTCAAAACGGCAAGCTTAGAGAAAcctgaaaatattttctttataactTATGAGGAGCTAATGACAGACACAAACACTCATGTCAAAAGATTGGCTGAGTTTCTAGGATGCCCATTTGACAGAGAGGAGGAAGTAGAGGAGGTTGTGAAGAGTTGCAGCTTTGACATTCTGAGCAGCTATGAAGTGAACAAATCTGAAGATTTTCCTTCTTGGTTTCAAGTTCCCTATAATTCTTTCTTCCGACAAGGTGTAGTTGGGGATCATAAAAACTACCTGAATGCTATGACAATTGAGCGTATTGATGCATTGACAAGAAACAAGTTTCATGGAGCTGGTTTCATATATGGCATTTAG